In one Halorubrum sp. CBA1229 genomic region, the following are encoded:
- a CDS encoding DUF5785 family protein — translation MDWPHDPDGEQGSEGRRQYGHAVLAKKIDEEEDFPLSAAEYVEQYGDHPVRIDFETVVSVAEIFEGVEKEEFADFVEFHQELGRAMRENGYWFYEGADQFVDGSA, via the coding sequence ATGGACTGGCCACACGACCCCGACGGCGAGCAGGGCAGCGAGGGCAGGCGGCAGTACGGCCACGCCGTGCTCGCGAAGAAGATCGACGAGGAGGAGGACTTCCCGCTGTCGGCCGCGGAGTACGTCGAGCAGTACGGCGACCACCCGGTCCGGATCGACTTCGAGACGGTCGTCTCGGTCGCGGAGATCTTCGAGGGCGTCGAGAAAGAGGAGTTCGCGGACTTCGTCGAGTTCCACCAAGAGCTCGGCCGCGCGATGCGCGAGAACGGCTACTGGTTCTACGAGGGCGCCGACCAGTTCGTCGACGGCAGCGCCTGA